The proteins below come from a single Chitinophaga pinensis DSM 2588 genomic window:
- a CDS encoding aldo/keto reductase gives MKTRQLGISGLEVSELGFGCMGLSHGYGPATNENDAIALIQKAYESGITFFDTAEVYGQGANEQLVGKALHGVRDKVIIATKFGFKNGRNTDGLNSRPERIRQVAENSLRYLQTDYIDLFYQHRVDPDVPIEDVAGTVKDLIAEGKVKHFGMSEAGLQSIRRAHAVQPLAALQSEYSMFWREPEHEIIPLLEELGIGFVPFSPLGKGFLTGKMNADTEFDKTDWRNVMPRFSKENRQANLTIVDLVTKIAGEHNATPAQIALAWLLAQKPWIVPIPGTTKMARLAENIGGANISLGDDDIANINKALDNISLLGERYPASLAGLQGK, from the coding sequence ATGAAAACACGACAATTAGGAATCTCAGGATTAGAAGTCTCCGAACTTGGCTTCGGCTGCATGGGATTAAGCCATGGGTACGGTCCGGCAACAAATGAAAACGATGCCATTGCACTCATTCAAAAAGCTTATGAATCGGGCATCACTTTCTTTGATACCGCAGAAGTATACGGACAAGGCGCCAATGAACAACTGGTAGGAAAAGCATTACACGGTGTACGTGACAAAGTAATCATCGCTACCAAGTTTGGCTTTAAAAACGGCAGAAATACAGATGGTTTGAACAGTCGCCCGGAACGCATCCGGCAGGTGGCGGAAAACTCGCTCCGGTATCTGCAAACTGATTATATCGATTTGTTTTATCAACACCGTGTAGACCCGGATGTACCCATTGAAGATGTCGCCGGAACTGTAAAAGATTTAATTGCCGAAGGCAAAGTAAAACACTTCGGTATGAGTGAAGCCGGCCTGCAGAGCATACGCAGGGCGCATGCCGTACAGCCCCTGGCAGCCCTGCAAAGCGAATACTCTATGTTCTGGCGTGAACCTGAACATGAAATCATTCCATTGCTTGAAGAATTAGGCATTGGCTTCGTCCCGTTTAGCCCGCTCGGCAAAGGATTTTTAACTGGTAAGATGAATGCAGACACCGAATTTGACAAGACCGACTGGAGAAATGTCATGCCTCGTTTTTCCAAAGAAAATCGCCAGGCCAATCTAACCATTGTTGACCTTGTCACAAAGATTGCGGGAGAACATAACGCAACGCCAGCGCAGATCGCATTGGCATGGCTGCTGGCGCAGAAGCCATGGATTGTACCGATTCCCGGAACCACAAAAATGGCTCGCTTAGCAGAAAATATAGGCGGTGCAAATATCTCCTTGGGCGATGATGATATAGCCAATATCAATAAGGCTTTAGACAACATCAGCCTTCTGGGAGAACGCTATCCTGCAAGCCTGGCAGGCCTGCAAGGGAAGTAA